The following coding sequences lie in one Pontibacter sp. G13 genomic window:
- a CDS encoding SDR family NAD(P)-dependent oxidoreductase, whose protein sequence is MNLFDLTGKTALVTGCKRGIGFAMAEGLAEAGADIIGVSASLELEGSQIEQAIKAKGRNFKAFQCDFSDRTAVHAFAQQVLADHGTPDILVNNAGTILRKPAAEHPDEYWNKVIEVNLNAQFVLSREFGKAMIERGSGKIIFTASLLTFQGGITVPGYAASKGAIGQLTMALSNEWAGHNIQVNAIAPGYIATDNTEALRNNPDRSSSILARIPAGRWGKPEDFKGPTVFLASPASDYMSGATLLVDGGWMGR, encoded by the coding sequence ATGAACTTATTTGACCTTACCGGAAAAACCGCGCTTGTCACTGGCTGCAAGCGCGGTATCGGATTCGCCATGGCCGAAGGTTTGGCTGAAGCCGGTGCAGACATCATCGGTGTATCGGCCTCTCTGGAGCTGGAAGGCTCACAGATCGAACAAGCCATCAAAGCCAAGGGACGCAATTTCAAGGCATTCCAATGCGATTTTAGCGACCGCACGGCAGTGCATGCCTTTGCCCAGCAAGTCTTGGCCGATCACGGAACGCCAGACATCCTTGTCAACAATGCAGGCACCATCCTCCGGAAACCCGCTGCTGAGCATCCCGACGAATATTGGAACAAGGTGATCGAGGTGAATCTCAATGCCCAATTTGTGCTCTCACGAGAGTTTGGCAAGGCCATGATCGAGCGAGGAAGCGGCAAGATCATTTTCACGGCTTCTTTGCTGACCTTCCAAGGCGGCATTACCGTGCCAGGCTATGCGGCCTCCAAAGGCGCCATCGGACAATTGACCATGGCACTCTCCAACGAATGGGCGGGCCACAATATCCAAGTCAACGCAATCGCACCGGGATACATCGCCACCGACAACACCGAGGCACTCCGCAACAATCCTGACCGCAGCAGCTCCATCTTGGCTCGGATTCCTGCTGGCCGATGGGGAAAACCGGAGGATTTCAAAGGTCCGACCGTGTTCTTGGCATCCCCAGCTTCCGATTACATGAGTGGTGCCACCTTGCTGGTAGATGGTGGCTGGATGGGCAGATAG